The proteins below are encoded in one region of Heliangelus exortis chromosome 22, bHelExo1.hap1, whole genome shotgun sequence:
- the REXO4 gene encoding RNA exonuclease 4 isoform X1 gives MAKQKPQEPPAPSAAAPGKGKRKRRRRKKVRNGEEAAVGKGPGVAAAAPPRTPTEISCNWRALQELLKQKAKSSNGSLSTCQTHSKKKNPLKVGGGQEVPATQGKGKVVKAKSSQKMDSGSSKDNPAQPKSKKAARENNLNSSKSNGKGCQEKKKNGNVLKENGDVKHKRKKTEEHVEQQPKEAEIWFDDVDPKDIEAAIGPEAAKIARRKMGLETDESKKPLEQVLVKEKASEGLTRAIAMDCEMVGVGAKGEDSIVARVSIVNQFGKCIYDKYVKPTEEVTDYRTAVSGIRPENINTGEDFTTVQKEVANILKGRILVGHALRNDLKVLLLDHPKKKIRDTQKYKPFRERVKSGRPSLKLLCERLLHVQVQTSEHCSIQDAQAAMRLYTLEKKKWEAALKNKSNNKKCKT, from the exons ATGGCGAAGCAGAAGCCCCAAGAACCCCCGGCACCCAGCGCTGCGGCCCCCGGGAAGggcaagaggaagaggaggaggaggaagaaggtcCGGAACGGGGAAGAGGCGGCGGTGGGGAAAGGCCCCGGCGTGGCGGCGGCTGCGCCTCCCCGCACCCCCACGGAGATCTCCTGCAACTGGAGAGCGCTGCAGGAG ctactgaaacaaaaggcaaaaagctCCAATGGGTCCCTCTCCACATGccaaacacacagcaaaaagAAGAATCCACTGAAAGTAGGAGGTGGGCAAGAGGTCCCAGCCACccaagggaaggggaaggtggTAAAGGCCAAATCCAGCCAGAAAATGGACAGTGGGTCTTCTAAAGACAATCCTGCTCAGCCAAAGTCCAAGAAGGCTGCAAGAGAGAATAACTTAAATAGTAGCAAAAGCAATGGAAAAGgctgtcaagaaaaaaagaaaaatgggaatgTTTTAAAGGAGAATGGTGATGTAAAAcataagaggaagaaaactgaagaacacGTGGAGCAGCAACCCAAAGA GGCTGAGATCTGGTTTGATGATGTTGATCCAAAAGACATTGAGGCAGCAATAGGACCTGAAGCAGCAAAAATTGCTAGAAGGAAGATGGGACTTGAAACAGATGAATCCAAGAAGCCTTTGGAGCAGGTGCTGgttaaagaaaaagcttctgaaGG GCTGACAAGAGCCATAGCCATGGACTGTGAGATGGTGGGAGTGGGAGCCAAGGGTGAAGACAGCATCGTGGCTCGTGTGTCCATTGTCAACCAGTTTGGGAAGTGCATTTATGACAAATATGTCAAACCCACAGAGGAGGTGACAGATTACAGAACAGCTGTCAGTGGCATTCGCCCTGAGAATATAAATACAG GTGAAGATTTTACAACAGTTCAGAAGGAGGTGGCCAACATCTTGAAGGGAAGGATTTTGGTTGGCCACGCTCTACGCAATGACCTGAAG GTCCTGCTTCTGGATCATCCTAAGAAGAAAATACGTGACACACAAAAGTACAAACCCTTCAGAGAGAGAGTCAAG AGTGGGAGGCCCTCCCTGAAGCTGCTCTGTGAGAGACTGCTCCATGTCCAGGTGCAGACCTCAGAGCACTGCTCA atTCAGGATGCACAGGCAGCAATGAGACTGTACACcctagagaaaaagaaatgggaagcTGCTCTTAAGAACAAAtctaacaacaaaaaatgtaaaacgTGA
- the REXO4 gene encoding RNA exonuclease 4 isoform X2, whose translation MAKQKPQEPPAPSAAAPGKGKRKRRRRKKVRNGEEAAVGKGPGVAAAAPPRTPTEISCNWRALQELLKQKAKSSNGSLSTCQTHSKKKNPLKVGGGQEVPATQGKGKVVKAKSSQKMDSGSSKDNPAQPKSKKAARENNLNSSKSNGKGCQEKKKNGNVLKENGDVKHKRKKTEEHVEQQPKEAEIWFDDVDPKDIEAAIGPEAAKIARRKMGLETDESKKPLEQVLVKEKASEGLTRAIAMDCEMVGVGAKGEDSIVARVSIVNQFGKCIYDKYVKPTEEVTDYRTAVSGIRPENINTGEDFTTVQKEVANILKGRILVGHALRNDLKVLLLDHPKKKIRDTQKYKPFRERVKIQDAQAAMRLYTLEKKKWEAALKNKSNNKKCKT comes from the exons ATGGCGAAGCAGAAGCCCCAAGAACCCCCGGCACCCAGCGCTGCGGCCCCCGGGAAGggcaagaggaagaggaggaggaggaagaaggtcCGGAACGGGGAAGAGGCGGCGGTGGGGAAAGGCCCCGGCGTGGCGGCGGCTGCGCCTCCCCGCACCCCCACGGAGATCTCCTGCAACTGGAGAGCGCTGCAGGAG ctactgaaacaaaaggcaaaaagctCCAATGGGTCCCTCTCCACATGccaaacacacagcaaaaagAAGAATCCACTGAAAGTAGGAGGTGGGCAAGAGGTCCCAGCCACccaagggaaggggaaggtggTAAAGGCCAAATCCAGCCAGAAAATGGACAGTGGGTCTTCTAAAGACAATCCTGCTCAGCCAAAGTCCAAGAAGGCTGCAAGAGAGAATAACTTAAATAGTAGCAAAAGCAATGGAAAAGgctgtcaagaaaaaaagaaaaatgggaatgTTTTAAAGGAGAATGGTGATGTAAAAcataagaggaagaaaactgaagaacacGTGGAGCAGCAACCCAAAGA GGCTGAGATCTGGTTTGATGATGTTGATCCAAAAGACATTGAGGCAGCAATAGGACCTGAAGCAGCAAAAATTGCTAGAAGGAAGATGGGACTTGAAACAGATGAATCCAAGAAGCCTTTGGAGCAGGTGCTGgttaaagaaaaagcttctgaaGG GCTGACAAGAGCCATAGCCATGGACTGTGAGATGGTGGGAGTGGGAGCCAAGGGTGAAGACAGCATCGTGGCTCGTGTGTCCATTGTCAACCAGTTTGGGAAGTGCATTTATGACAAATATGTCAAACCCACAGAGGAGGTGACAGATTACAGAACAGCTGTCAGTGGCATTCGCCCTGAGAATATAAATACAG GTGAAGATTTTACAACAGTTCAGAAGGAGGTGGCCAACATCTTGAAGGGAAGGATTTTGGTTGGCCACGCTCTACGCAATGACCTGAAG GTCCTGCTTCTGGATCATCCTAAGAAGAAAATACGTGACACACAAAAGTACAAACCCTTCAGAGAGAGAGTCAAG atTCAGGATGCACAGGCAGCAATGAGACTGTACACcctagagaaaaagaaatgggaagcTGCTCTTAAGAACAAAtctaacaacaaaaaatgtaaaacgTGA